The following coding sequences are from one Leptospira mayottensis 200901116 window:
- a CDS encoding NmrA/HSCARG family protein, with protein sequence MNGKPERDILVVGATGNQGGAVARKLRECGYKVRALCRDLESPAARALASMEVNLHLGDLEERASIDSAVAGAYGVFGIQNFWQGFPTTKLGTEGEIRQGKNLLDAARKAGVQHFIQSTGGGVTVAPELAVNQGKLAVEQYARKIGIPLTVMRPVFFMENFDNPAWGMPQSLQSGRLDLPFHPDTRLMMCAVADLAAFVAIAFDQPDKFIGCSFDVASDEMTMRDIASTFTRVMGRPVAFTGDPAGLDALAEMDADLAGIFRFEIFERGFRAFLPGLRALHPGLSRLEEYLRQKGWANR encoded by the coding sequence ATGAATGGCAAGCCTGAACGCGATATTTTAGTGGTTGGCGCTACAGGGAATCAGGGTGGCGCCGTGGCTCGTAAGTTACGCGAATGCGGCTATAAGGTGCGCGCTCTTTGCCGCGATCTGGAAAGTCCCGCCGCACGTGCTCTGGCCAGCATGGAAGTTAATTTGCATCTCGGTGATCTTGAGGAGCGAGCTTCGATCGACAGCGCAGTCGCAGGAGCCTACGGTGTATTTGGCATTCAGAACTTCTGGCAGGGCTTTCCGACGACAAAACTCGGTACCGAGGGTGAGATTCGGCAAGGTAAGAATCTCCTCGACGCAGCCCGGAAGGCCGGCGTCCAACACTTCATCCAGTCGACTGGTGGTGGGGTCACGGTGGCTCCGGAACTCGCGGTCAATCAGGGCAAGCTCGCGGTCGAGCAATACGCTCGTAAGATCGGCATACCTCTTACTGTCATGCGGCCAGTATTCTTCATGGAGAACTTCGACAATCCAGCGTGGGGTATGCCCCAGTCGTTACAGAGCGGCCGACTCGATCTGCCGTTCCATCCGGATACCCGGCTAATGATGTGCGCAGTCGCGGATCTGGCTGCGTTCGTTGCCATAGCCTTCGATCAGCCGGATAAATTCATCGGATGCAGCTTCGACGTGGCCAGTGACGAGATGACCATGCGCGATATCGCGAGCACGTTCACACGTGTGATGGGTCGCCCGGTGGCGTTCACCGGCGACCCGGCGGGCCTCGACGCGCTGGCCGAAATGGACGCGGATCTCGCAGGTATCTTCCGATTCGAGATCTTCGAGCGCGGGTTTCGTGCATTCCTACCCGGTCTGCGCGCCTTACATCCTGGCCTGTCGCGACTCGAGGAATACCTCCGCCAGAAAGGTTGGGCCAATCGCTGA
- a CDS encoding IS256 family transposase, whose translation MSNPKNRAEELLDELIKDKSPEDLLGNEGLLKQLTKSLIERAMQGEMTHHLGYEKNSSLGNNTGNSRNGKSSKKLKGDFGTIDLEIPRDRNGSFEPQIIQKGQTRFTGFDDKIISMYSRGMTTREITQHLQEIYQVEVSADLISEVTDSVLETVIEWQNRPLDKVYPILIMDALVVKVRDGHHVQNKSFYLALGINLQGTKEILGIWVERTEGAKFWLQILTDLKNRGVEDILIACVDGLKGFPDTIISVFPNAQVQLCIVHMVRNSLKWVSYKQKKELMIDLKAIYKSPSAEIAKKSLDDFSTKWDSQYPMISKSWRNNWESVIPFLAYPPNIRKAIYTTNAIESMNMGLRKIIKNRGSFPTDEAAIKLLYLALNNMSKKWTMPIQDWGKAMNQFSIIFGDRLKFDSF comes from the coding sequence ATGAGCAACCCCAAAAATCGAGCTGAAGAGCTACTCGATGAATTAATCAAAGATAAGAGTCCTGAAGATCTACTGGGAAATGAAGGCCTCTTAAAGCAACTAACGAAATCACTGATAGAGCGAGCGATGCAAGGTGAGATGACGCATCACCTTGGATACGAGAAGAATTCCTCGTTGGGAAATAACACAGGAAATTCTCGGAATGGAAAAAGTAGCAAAAAGCTCAAAGGAGATTTTGGAACAATCGATTTGGAAATACCTCGAGACAGAAACGGCAGTTTCGAACCTCAGATCATTCAAAAAGGACAGACACGCTTTACCGGCTTCGACGATAAGATCATTTCGATGTATTCACGCGGAATGACCACACGAGAAATTACCCAACATCTCCAAGAAATCTATCAAGTGGAAGTCTCAGCGGATCTGATCTCAGAAGTCACCGATTCGGTACTGGAAACGGTGATCGAGTGGCAGAATCGCCCCTTGGATAAAGTATATCCAATTCTCATCATGGACGCGTTAGTCGTAAAGGTGAGAGACGGCCACCACGTTCAAAACAAATCCTTCTATTTGGCTTTAGGAATCAATCTACAGGGCACAAAAGAGATACTTGGGATTTGGGTGGAGCGCACCGAAGGAGCGAAGTTCTGGCTTCAGATCTTAACCGATTTAAAGAATCGCGGAGTTGAAGATATCTTAATCGCCTGCGTTGACGGGTTAAAAGGATTTCCGGATACGATCATATCAGTTTTTCCTAATGCACAAGTTCAACTTTGTATCGTTCATATGGTAAGGAATTCTTTGAAATGGGTTTCTTACAAACAGAAGAAAGAGTTGATGATTGATTTAAAGGCTATCTACAAATCTCCGTCGGCAGAGATTGCTAAGAAAAGCCTTGATGATTTTTCAACCAAATGGGACAGTCAATATCCGATGATCAGCAAGTCCTGGAGAAACAATTGGGAATCGGTGATTCCTTTTTTGGCATATCCACCTAATATTCGTAAGGCGATTTACACCACAAACGCCATCGAATCTATGAATATGGGGCTAAGAAAAATTATCAAGAATCGGGGTTCGTTTCCTACCGATGAAGCGGCTATCAAGCTTCTTTATTTAGCTTTGAATAATATGTCTAAAAAATGGACCATGCCTATTCAAGATTGGGGGAAAGCCATGAACCAATTTTCGATTATTTTCGGCGATCGGTTGAAGTTCGATTCGTTTTAA
- a CDS encoding IS5 family transposase (programmed frameshift) has protein sequence MKSDLGHLDIPEEIWKRLHPLLPKRKTNSKKGGRPRLDDRVAMAAIFYRVRTGIQWRYIPPMFGSKSTLHRRFQEWVASGVFDKIEKEALKLYERTVKIRTKRMASDGSFARAPQRGAFTGPNPTDRGKRGLKRHILVDRRGAPVAFVIASAGTHDSKLLFPTLEKFKVFRNKKLLKPEILSLDKAYSNKTIKNNLKKKNIQYRIPNKKNARNPEWIAPLNPFRWTVERTFAWFNAFRAIKTCWEFKFENYKALFQIAFAIILIRMSWK, from the exons ATGAAATCAGATTTAGGTCATTTAGATATCCCTGAAGAGATTTGGAAACGTCTTCATCCCTTGCTACCAAAGCGTAAAACAAACTCCAAGAAAGGAGGTCGTCCTCGGCTTGATGATAGAGTGGCGATGGCCGCAATATTTTACAGGGTAAGAACAGGAATTCAATGGAGATATATACCTCCGATGTTCGGTTCAAAATCAACGTTACATAGAAGATTTCAGGAATGGGTAGCCAGCGGAGTTTTTGATAAAATTGAAAAAGAAGCATTAAAACTTTATGAGCGCACTGTTAAAATTAGAACTAAAAGAATGGCATCTGATGGTAGCTTCGCAAGAGCTC CCCAAAGGGGGGCTTTCACGGGTCCAAACCCGACGGATCGCGGCAAAAGAGGCCTTAAAAGGCATATTCTCGTCGATCGGCGTGGAGCACCTGTAGCTTTTGTAATCGCTTCGGCAGGAACTCACGATTCTAAATTACTTTTTCCTACTTTAGAAAAGTTCAAAGTATTTAGAAACAAAAAATTGCTTAAACCAGAAATCCTTTCTTTAGATAAGGCTTACTCTAACAAAACGATTAAGAACAATTTAAAAAAGAAGAATATTCAATATCGAATTCCAAATAAAAAGAATGCGAGAAATCCTGAATGGATTGCTCCGCTAAATCCTTTTAGATGGACAGTCGAACGTACTTTTGCTTGGTTTAATGCATTTAGAGCCATAAAAACTTGTTGGGAATTCAAATTTGAAAATTATAAGGCATTATTCCAAATCGCATTTGCTATCATTTTAATTAGAATGTCCTGGAAATAG
- a CDS encoding Rpn family recombination-promoting nuclease/putative transposase, translating to MTEVNNPHDRLIRETFQDKKEAATFFKNTLAPEVVKLLDLENLELSESSFISEELKQEQTDLLFQIPLKSGNKSNVYLLFEHKSYLENTIYIQLLGYLTEIYRNQQRNGEPLSVVIPFVFYHGEKEWKLGDRFLDQFVLTKQETDVFKDFIPDFKIDLLDLKEVELKKKLESITFQVTLGVVQKIREGDLEFVSHLPGLFSLLLGIEEESKRVAILRKLLLYIYWARDLKPTELKRVLERSKLEQYEELTVTTAERLISEGIQQGMQQGIEKGVEKGKIEGKLEDAGKMLKKGIDLKTVLEITGLSEKTLKENGIL from the coding sequence ATGACCGAAGTGAACAATCCTCACGATCGATTGATTCGAGAAACCTTTCAGGACAAAAAAGAAGCGGCTACTTTTTTCAAAAACACGTTAGCGCCGGAAGTGGTCAAACTACTCGACTTGGAAAACTTGGAATTGTCCGAATCGAGCTTTATATCCGAGGAACTAAAACAAGAACAAACGGATTTGCTGTTTCAAATCCCTCTCAAGTCTGGAAACAAGTCGAACGTCTATTTACTTTTCGAACACAAAAGTTATTTAGAAAACACCATCTATATTCAATTACTCGGATATTTAACGGAAATCTATCGAAACCAACAAAGAAATGGAGAGCCACTTTCCGTAGTCATTCCATTCGTGTTCTATCACGGAGAAAAGGAATGGAAATTGGGAGATCGATTTTTGGACCAGTTCGTATTAACAAAACAAGAAACGGACGTATTTAAGGACTTCATTCCCGATTTTAAAATAGACTTGCTTGATCTAAAAGAAGTAGAGTTGAAAAAGAAGTTGGAAAGTATCACTTTTCAAGTCACTTTGGGGGTGGTTCAAAAAATCCGGGAAGGGGATTTGGAATTTGTTTCTCACTTACCGGGGTTATTTTCGCTATTATTAGGAATAGAGGAAGAATCGAAAAGGGTTGCAATCTTACGGAAACTGTTGTTGTATATTTATTGGGCCCGTGATTTAAAACCTACGGAACTCAAAAGAGTTTTGGAAAGATCAAAATTAGAACAATATGAGGAACTAACAGTGACTACAGCGGAGAGACTCATTTCAGAAGGCATACAACAAGGAATGCAGCAAGGAATCGAAAAGGGTGTTGAGAAAGGTAAGATTGAAGGTAAATTAGAAGATGCCGGTAAAATGTTAAAGAAAGGGATTGATCTAAAGACCGTTTTAGAAATTACAGGACTCTCCGAAAAAACCCTGAAAGAAAATGGAATTCTTTAA
- a CDS encoding LPD1 domain-containing protein — protein MQFGNYMNDLSSKDHITKFVTSLKDLKDALEFDLKKAIQKGKLSMAFGARGKPGQAASYDSGFRIINITKTNGDGSVAHEFGHFIDHLCSELNANRDRSHFISRNPKGLFVKPVQNLISAITRKENGEKTDFYKNVQKISGKDFSSIQEYFARPFESYVEDSLEKKTMKNTYLVAPNKMSKV, from the coding sequence GTGCAGTTCGGCAACTATATGAATGACCTTTCTTCTAAAGATCACATAACGAAGTTCGTAACTTCACTTAAGGATTTAAAGGATGCTCTTGAGTTTGATTTAAAAAAAGCGATTCAAAAGGGAAAACTCAGTATGGCTTTTGGAGCACGCGGGAAACCAGGCCAAGCCGCGAGTTACGATTCTGGGTTTCGTATTATCAATATCACAAAGACAAATGGTGACGGTTCGGTCGCGCACGAATTCGGACATTTTATCGACCATCTTTGTTCTGAATTAAACGCAAACCGGGACCGCTCTCATTTTATTTCAAGAAATCCAAAAGGGCTCTTTGTAAAACCTGTTCAAAACCTAATTTCGGCGATCACAAGAAAAGAAAATGGTGAAAAAACGGACTTTTATAAGAACGTTCAAAAAATATCCGGAAAAGATTTTAGTTCCATACAGGAATATTTTGCGCGTCCCTTTGAATCATACGTCGAGGACAGTCTTGAAAAGAAGACAATGAAAAATACTTACCTTGTAGCTCCCAACAAAATGTCGAAGGTATGA
- a CDS encoding IS110 family transposase, with amino-acid sequence MKRKIYVGMDVHKETIRIASLTNNTKEIVKEQQIKHNEVQIKKFVNKLKSEWNEIHSCYEAGVTGYPLYRNLKSLGVNCILVAPGKIPRQSSDKIKTDKRDAIKLAKLLRSGELESIHVPSEEDEAVRDYLRSRDSLRLDLGRNRQRLMKFLLRKGITYSATKYWTVSHNKWLNNLQFNNEILQETFNDYYSRVRVQEENLKAMDKRIQEIAKSEPYREKVGILRCFRGVDYLTAMFLLCEVCDFKRFKTAGSFMSFLGLVPGEYSSGSKRKQTGITKTGSPRLRRILTEAAWQHRFPGTGSKIVTARRSGQPALVVALAEKASLRLHKKFRNLQQRGKTPQVMITAVSRELSGFLWAAMNLVA; translated from the coding sequence ATGAAAAGAAAAATATATGTAGGAATGGATGTCCACAAAGAAACGATTAGAATTGCGAGTTTAACGAACAATACAAAGGAAATAGTAAAAGAACAGCAGATAAAACATAATGAGGTTCAGATCAAAAAGTTCGTCAATAAACTAAAATCAGAATGGAACGAGATACATAGTTGTTACGAGGCGGGAGTAACGGGTTATCCACTTTACAGAAATCTCAAGTCTTTGGGAGTGAACTGTATCCTTGTAGCGCCAGGAAAGATACCAAGACAAAGTTCGGATAAGATCAAAACCGATAAAAGAGATGCGATCAAATTAGCAAAATTATTACGAAGTGGAGAATTAGAATCGATTCATGTACCGAGTGAAGAGGACGAAGCGGTAAGGGATTATTTGAGATCCCGTGACAGCCTTCGTTTGGATTTAGGAAGGAATCGTCAAAGGTTGATGAAATTCTTATTAAGAAAGGGTATAACTTACTCAGCAACAAAGTATTGGACAGTCAGTCATAACAAATGGTTGAACAATCTACAGTTTAACAACGAGATCCTTCAAGAGACGTTTAACGACTATTATAGTCGGGTAAGAGTTCAAGAAGAGAATTTAAAAGCGATGGATAAGAGGATACAAGAGATAGCGAAAAGTGAACCGTATCGAGAGAAAGTAGGAATATTAAGATGTTTCCGAGGAGTGGATTATCTAACCGCAATGTTTTTACTTTGTGAGGTTTGTGACTTCAAACGATTCAAAACAGCCGGTTCGTTCATGAGTTTTTTAGGACTTGTTCCGGGAGAATATTCCAGCGGTTCCAAAAGAAAACAAACAGGGATAACAAAAACTGGAAGTCCCAGACTTCGAAGAATATTGACAGAAGCAGCTTGGCAACATCGTTTCCCTGGAACAGGAAGTAAGATTGTAACCGCACGTAGATCGGGACAACCTGCGTTAGTTGTTGCTTTGGCGGAAAAAGCATCTCTCAGATTACACAAGAAGTTTCGTAATCTACAGCAAAGAGGAAAAACTCCTCAGGTAATGATAACGGCAGTTTCAAGAGAGTTATCCGGATTTCTTTGGGCGGCGATGAATCTGGTTGCATAG